The Terriglobales bacterium genome includes the window GACATCGTGCCGATCCTGCACCAGGACCAGAAGACGGCGCAGATTCCGGTGATCGCGATTGGTGACGATGGCGAGCAGGGATTGATGGCGGCGTATCGGGCCGGTTGCGACGATTGCGTCAGCCGCCAGCAAGGCGCCGAGGCGATCGCGAACCAGGTAAGGCAGTTCCTGCGGAGCCGGGAAGAAGGATTCCATCCGACGCAGATGCTGGAGAGTTCGTTGACAGCACTGGAAGGGAATTTGTCGCACCTGGACTTGCCGGGGGTGATCCAGATGCTGAGTCATTCGCGACAGTCGGGATCGCTGCATATTAACTCTGGCGATACGGATGGAGTAATCGTCTTCGACAATGGGCAAGTTACGCATGCGGAGGCGAATGATCAGGTAGGCGACGATGCGGTGATCAAGATCGTGAAGAACTGCAATCGTGCCGAGACGGGTGTGTACAAGTTTGTTCATGGGTTTACTCCGGCGACGAGGACCGTGATGTGTTCGGCGACCGAGCTGATGTTGCAGGCGCTGCGGGAGATCGACGAGGACGGCCGGGGAACGGATGAGGTGCTGTTATGACCGCGCCGATCGTGTATTTCATCGACGACAGCGCAACGATGCGCGAGGTAATCAAGATTGCTTTCCGGCGCGAGAACATCGACGTGGTGGCTTGTCATGATGGTGACAGCGCGCTGGCGCAGATGTCGCAACAGCGTCCGGACGTGGTGATCACGGACGTGATCATGCCGGGCAAGGATGGCTACGAAGTCTGCCAGAGCATCAAGCAGAGTCCGGCACTGGGTGCGACGCCGGTGGTGCTGATGTCCGGCGTGGTGAACAAGCAGGTGGCGGAGAAGGCGTTTGCGGTGAAGGCGGATGAACTCATCCGGAAGCCGTTCCAGCCGGGAGATCTGATTGGCCGGGTCAAGCAACTGCTTAGCAACAAAGGGATCAAACAGGCTCCGGCGGCTCCAGTGGCGCCGATCAGCCAGCCAGTGCCGCAGGTCGCTCCGACACCGGCAGCGCATGCACCGATTCCGGCGAATACGGCGGCGACACTGAGCAGCATCTTTGCGTCGGCGTCGAAGCCGAATGGGAATGGCGGGAATGGACATTCGTCGCCGATGAGGTTTGGGAATGCAGCTCCGGCGGCGACGGCTGTCGCAGCGCCTGTCTCAAATCAGGCGTCGGCGTCTCGAATCGCAACAGGCGGGGCGGATGTGGCGAAGCTAAAGATAGAGATCTTAAGGCTTGAGCATCTGGTCAAGAAATTGCAGTCAGAATTAGCAGCCGAACGCGAATATGCGCGGGCTCTTGAAGAGCACATCAAGACGCTGCAAGAGAGCGAGTAGGCGAAGAGTTTGGGCCGAACACGAGGGTGAGTTGCAGTCAGGGCCGAACCAAGGGAGAGTAGTGGGTCGAACCTAAGGGGATCTCGAGCACGACGGCGAGTGCGCGCGCACCCGCCGTAAACTATCTAGCACGTTTGTGCCGCGGCAGTATTGCATAGGCGGCACCTGAAAGGCGTCTAGCAGTTGGAGACGCCTTTTGTGTTGTTTACATCAGAATTCCTGTTTTTCATCCCTGATACATAGTGACGTTCGAGCCGGATGGTAGTCCAATATCCGCGAGGAGCCAGACGATGATTCGACGTGTGCTTTCTTCCTTGTTTGTTGCCGTATTCATTTCAACCGTATTTGCCGCGACGCCGGCGCCTCAGAATGTGGATCTGACGGCACCCGATGGCGTGAAACTAAAAGCTACTTATTATCCAGCGGGCAAGGCGGGCCCCGGTGTTTTGCTGATGCACCAGTGCAACCGGGACCGGAAGATGTGGGCCGATATCGCTCCGAAGATGGCTGAGGCCGGCATGAACGTGCTGGCGCTCGACTTCCGCGGATTCGGTGAAAGCGGAGGCACGAAGTTCGACCAGATGCCGCCCCAGGAGAGAGGGCAAGCGGTAACGCAGGTGTGGCCGAAGGATGTGGACGTTGCGTTCCAGTACCTGATCTCGCAGAAGGGCGTAACGAAGACGGTCATCGGTGCGGCGGGCGCGAGCTGCGGTGTGAACCAGTCGATCCAGTTGGCGAGCCGGCATCCGGAGGTGAAGTCGCTGGTGCTGCTGTCGGGAAATACCGATGCCGATGGGCGGCGTTTTCTGCGTAATGCCAAGGACCTGCCGTTGTTCGGGTCGGCGGCGGATGACGACGGTGGTGCGGTGGAAATGATGCAGTGGATCCTGAGCTTGTCGCCGAATCCGGCCAATACGTTCCAGCGGTATGCGACAGGCGGGCACGGCATCGAGATGTTTGCGCCGCATCCGGACCTGACGGATCACGTGCTGAACTGGTTCAAGACAACACTGATCAAGACCCCGGGCAAAGCCCCGGAGAACAAGAATGCCAGCTTCCGCGGCGCGAGTATCCTGGAGGCGATTGATTCGGCGGGAGGCCCGGCGAAGGCGGCAGAGATGCTGGCGAAGGCGAGAGAGAAAGATCCAAAGGCCAAGCCATTTCCGGAAGCGGTCGTCAACCTGCTGGGGTACGAGCATCTTCAGTCGGGAGACGGCAAAGGCGCCATTGAGATATTCAAGCTGAACCAGCAGGCGTATCCGGATTCGGCGAACGTCTACGACAGCTTGTCTGACGGATACCTCGCTGACGGGCAGACAGACCTGGCGTTGCGCAATGCCAAGACCGCTCTGAACATGCTGGAAAAAGATACGACTACTCCGGAAGCAACAAAGCAAGCCATCCGGCAGAGCGCAGAGCAGAAGATCAAACAGATCAGCAGCGGGCAATAGAGCTTAGAGAGCGCTGTAAAGTCTGCGATCCCAAACCAAAACGAAAGGGGTGCTGCGGCACCCCTCTTGTTTCCTTGTTGAGTCTGCGATATTGAAATCAGCCGCTTTTTTGCAAACCTTAATGTTGGCTTTAGAGCCGCAAAAAGCTGATTTGTTCCATTTTCGTAACAAGTTTCAGATTATCTGCCGTTCCAGAAAGCGCGGCCGATCTACGGAAGCGGATAAAGAGTTCCGCTTCCGCAGATCGCATCTCTCCTTCTTTTAGCTCACACCGTAAGTGCTGGTGTCGGACAAGTGTTCTTCCGTGAGTGGAAGTAACTGATCCGATAGGCAAAGGTATTGGTTGCGAGCACTGCCGGGAGTACTATCGGGGCGATGCTGGACTCGAAAACACTCCGTTCGCCTACTGTCGGAGTTACCGCATGAACGAGAACCGCAGCAGCAACGAGGTCTGGACTCGAACTAAATACGTGTACGACGGCGACGGCAACCGCGTGAAGAAGAACGCCGGCGTGCTCTACTGGGGAACAGGGCCACTTGCCGAAAGCGACCTCGCAGGTACCATCACTTCCGATTACATCTACTTCAACGGAAAGCGTATAGCTCGGGTTGACCCCAGTTGCTGCGGAGGCCAACCTGCCTACCGCTACTACTTCTCCGACCACCTCGGCTCCGCCAGCGTCGTCACCAACGAGACGGTCTGGACGATCCTAGAAGAGTCCGACTACTACCCCTATGGCGGCGAACGAGTTATCGTCGACAACGACCCCAACCACTTCAAGTTCACCGGCAAAGAACGCGATACCGAGACCGGCCTCGACTATTTCGGGGCCAGGTACCATGTAAGTACGGTGGGACGATTTCTCAGTCCCGACCCCGGAAATGCGAGTGCTGAACAAGGTGACCCGCAGAGCTGGAATGGATATGCCTATGCTGGAAACAACCCACTTACCTTCACCGATCCGGATGGAATGAACTACAAGGTCTGCGACAATGAAGGAAAGAACTGTGCAGACCTAAAGGACGAGCAATTTCAGCAGTATTTGAAGGATAACGACAAAGTTAGCATAACCGCTTCAGGAAAACTTGAGATTACTCTTCCCGATGGTGCTAAGCAGACAATTGGCACCGCTACATACTACAACGAGAAAATACCGCAGATGTTCGACTCAGTTGAGCGCATGGCGGGCTTGCCCGTGCGGGCAACTGCTGCGGCCACAATGACTTTCGTGCAAATGGCTGGACCGGGAATATTGAATGCATCCCGAGCAGGCTTGGAATTCGGCAGTATCGGGATCTCGAGAGCGGGAGAAGTGCTTAACATACTTCAAAAAGCTCGGAGTGTAGTCGGAAATCAAGGTATCACAGTAAGTAGCCGGGAGGCAGCAGAGCAAGCTGCAAAAGAATGGGTTGGGCAAGGGGCACGCCCGATTACTGATCGAGTCACCGGAAAGGTAGTCGGTCAAATCAGCGCTGACGGCACAAAAGTCGCTCGATACACAAGCGCGCATACGAAAGGCTATATCAACCTCGTAAACAAAGCCACTGGCGGCAATCTTCATGTGAGGTGGTAAAGATGACCCAGCAAGAACTGGAATGTCTTAAGTCCAACGTCGGGCAACTTGTCGAGATCAGAACTCGGCAAGGGGAGCACCTTCTCATTAAGCCGATCTCTATTTTTGATAGCGAATCCGACCCGGACCTTTTTTTTTGGGATGTAACTGCGGACGCGGATAAACCGGATTCGGAGCGAACTGAAGCGTGTGCTCTTCCCTTGTCAGAAATCGTATCCGTGAAGTCTCTGCGTTGATCGGACTGATTAGATAATCGTGTCGGCTCCCGGGCCTCTGAGTAGACTTGGATCGCTCAAGAACCAAGGCTTGGAGAAAGCGAGCCGAGCACATGAAGATTGTAGGTTGTGACTTACACACTCGCTATCGTGTCCCATGTAACACGGGAGTTATATAAGTACCGTGCCCCACCGCAATCCCATCAGGAAGGTTCTTGTCACCACGCCGAAGACGCCTGACCGGTGACACAAACGACCTGACTACCGTCCGCGTCCACATCGAGTTCTTTCCCATTCAACTCTCTGTGTCTCTGCGTCTCGTGGTCATCTTTTCGTTCCATTTCGGCACAACCCGCTCCGGAGTATGTCAAGGGGGTCACCGAGCCCTTTTCCCCGCATCCCGCTGAAAGCACTCGCCAAATAAATTTCAAAACCGTGGCGCGATGCCCCCACCCAAATTGCTATCCTGAAAATATAGGTGGTGAAGACAAATTTTCCGTCTCACCACCTTTCGCTTTTATCCGATAACCGACAACCATTCACAAGGTGAATGGAATCAATATTTTGACTTTTAACCCCTTTGTTTCCCGTGAACTAGCGAAAAATCTACCCGTAAGTTGTTGATTCTGCTGCGCAGGGGTGGGGGAGGGATACTTAATGGGTACAGGCCGGGCGCATGCCCGACAGATTGACCAGGTAGCTAGTGGTCCAGCGGAAGAGATGCAACATGCCGCCACAACCGTCGCATGGTTCTCTAGCGGCTCACTTCTAGCTCGGTCGGCGTCGTGACGTTGACCGGGTGGCCCGCTCCTGGATTCTGGCGGATTACAACCGTCGTCGCTGGAGGCGTGTCCTTTGGCGCAGGCAGTGCACTGACCGGTTGCGCAGTATGGACGCGGTGCACTTTGAATCCAGCGTCTTCGATTTGCGCGACGGCCTCTGCCAGGGAGCGACCGACGAAGTTCGGCATGATATAGGTTTCCGGCACCGGTTCGGCGGATATCAGCACGCTTACCTTGGGCGACTGTACGCCCTGTGCATTCGGCGGTGGACTTTGCGCGACGATTTGCAGTGGCTGGTGGCCCACGTAACAGACCAGTTACACTGCTTCCGTGCCCCATCTTCACGTCCTGTTTTTGGACGTGAAGGTGGGAGACCACCGCACTCCCATCCCGCAGGGTTGTTCGTCACCGACACTGCACGCGCGCGTTCACTATTCTGTTCCCATGACCCGAGGCCTCGTCCGGTTTCACCAGTCCGGACAATCTCATTTTCTGACCTTCAGTTGTTATCGCCGCCAGCCAAACTTCTCCAGCCCGAAACTGTACGAACTGTTCCTGATCACGCTCGAAGCCATGCGTCAGGAGTTCGACCTGCACGTCTTTGGATACGTCGTCATGCCCGAGCACGTGCACCTTTTGCTCAGCGAGCCGAAGCGGCAGACCCTCGCCGACGCAATCCACTGGCTCAAGCAGTTATTTGCCAGGCGAGCACAAAGTCTGCGCCTTGTCGTCGAATCCGGCCACTTCTGGCAACGACGTTATTACGACCGCAACGTGCGCGCCCCCCGGGAGTTCGAGGCGAAGCTGGTTTACATGCACAACAACCCGGTGAAACGAGGACTGGTGAAGCAAGCGCACCAGTGGACGTGGAGCAGTTGCCGCCATTACCTGTTTCGGGAAATCGGGCCGGTCGAGATCGAATCGGAATGGACAGCACGTGAGCGGGAGAGGAAAATCACGGGAGGTCCGGAGCGGGTTTTTCTGAGTCCTACTGATTAACGTGACATGCAGACAATTAAAACCAACCCTCCGGGAGTGAGCTTTCGTGGTCTCCCACCTTCACGTCCAAAAACGGGCTGTGAAGATGGGGCACGAAAACTCTGGAGTTAGATGAAACATGGGCCACCAGTCCAAGATGGGAGCATTCCCGGTTTCTATGCTCTTTGCGTCGTTCTGCCGGAGTCGGAGATAGGTCTCATGGTCTTCGCAAACGAGAACGATCGTTTTACCTCCGGACGGATTTCCCAGATGGTCAACGAGATAACAAGGGGTCTCGACCCGAGAGCTGTTCCTCTACCGTAATCCTTGCGAGGAGGGAGGGAGAGCGCAGAGTGCAGGTCTTGCAAGACCTGCTGAATACGAGGTGCTATGGTCGTTCCAATCTACCAGGTGGATGCTTTCGCCAGTAAGTTGTTCGAAGGTAACCCTGCTGCCGTAG containing:
- a CDS encoding DUF4388 domain-containing protein yields the protein MNTAAAAIGKLLVIDSNVLFAKRLSTALRDQGFDVVHAMDAPFALTMLEWDTPNLILCATNLREMNAFDIVPILHQDQKTAQIPVIAIGDDGEQGLMAAYRAGCDDCVSRQQGAEAIANQVRQFLRSREEGFHPTQMLESSLTALEGNLSHLDLPGVIQMLSHSRQSGSLHINSGDTDGVIVFDNGQVTHAEANDQVGDDAVIKIVKNCNRAETGVYKFVHGFTPATRTVMCSATELMLQALREIDEDGRGTDEVLL
- a CDS encoding response regulator, with the translated sequence MTAPIVYFIDDSATMREVIKIAFRRENIDVVACHDGDSALAQMSQQRPDVVITDVIMPGKDGYEVCQSIKQSPALGATPVVLMSGVVNKQVAEKAFAVKADELIRKPFQPGDLIGRVKQLLSNKGIKQAPAAPVAPISQPVPQVAPTPAAHAPIPANTAATLSSIFASASKPNGNGGNGHSSPMRFGNAAPAATAVAAPVSNQASASRIATGGADVAKLKIEILRLEHLVKKLQSELAAEREYARALEEHIKTLQESE
- a CDS encoding alpha/beta fold hydrolase, which codes for MIRRVLSSLFVAVFISTVFAATPAPQNVDLTAPDGVKLKATYYPAGKAGPGVLLMHQCNRDRKMWADIAPKMAEAGMNVLALDFRGFGESGGTKFDQMPPQERGQAVTQVWPKDVDVAFQYLISQKGVTKTVIGAAGASCGVNQSIQLASRHPEVKSLVLLSGNTDADGRRFLRNAKDLPLFGSAADDDGGAVEMMQWILSLSPNPANTFQRYATGGHGIEMFAPHPDLTDHVLNWFKTTLIKTPGKAPENKNASFRGASILEAIDSAGGPAKAAEMLAKAREKDPKAKPFPEAVVNLLGYEHLQSGDGKGAIEIFKLNQQAYPDSANVYDSLSDGYLADGQTDLALRNAKTALNMLEKDTTTPEATKQAIRQSAEQKIKQISSGQ
- a CDS encoding RHS repeat-associated core domain-containing protein yields the protein MNENRSSNEVWTRTKYVYDGDGNRVKKNAGVLYWGTGPLAESDLAGTITSDYIYFNGKRIARVDPSCCGGQPAYRYYFSDHLGSASVVTNETVWTILEESDYYPYGGERVIVDNDPNHFKFTGKERDTETGLDYFGARYHVSTVGRFLSPDPGNASAEQGDPQSWNGYAYAGNNPLTFTDPDGMNYKVCDNEGKNCADLKDEQFQQYLKDNDKVSITASGKLEITLPDGAKQTIGTATYYNEKIPQMFDSVERMAGLPVRATAAATMTFVQMAGPGILNASRAGLEFGSIGISRAGEVLNILQKARSVVGNQGITVSSREAAEQAAKEWVGQGARPITDRVTGKVVGQISADGTKVARYTSAHTKGYINLVNKATGGNLHVRW
- a CDS encoding PASTA domain-containing protein, encoding MGHQPLQIVAQSPPPNAQGVQSPKVSVLISAEPVPETYIMPNFVGRSLAEAVAQIEDAGFKVHRVHTAQPVSALPAPKDTPPATTVVIRQNPGAGHPVNVTTPTELEVSR
- a CDS encoding transposase produces the protein MTRGLVRFHQSGQSHFLTFSCYRRQPNFSSPKLYELFLITLEAMRQEFDLHVFGYVVMPEHVHLLLSEPKRQTLADAIHWLKQLFARRAQSLRLVVESGHFWQRRYYDRNVRAPREFEAKLVYMHNNPVKRGLVKQAHQWTWSSCRHYLFREIGPVEIESEWTARERERKITGGPERVFLSPTD